The Chiroxiphia lanceolata isolate bChiLan1 chromosome 12, bChiLan1.pri, whole genome shotgun sequence genome window below encodes:
- the TP53BP1 gene encoding TP53-binding protein 1 isoform X1 — protein MERGGGGGGSGSGSGSQLDPGFSQQDTPRLIVEDSQPQGAGAEADAEQAWLGVLARRLPARRSPSPVLEIVCDPIGSRAPRGGGADRERPAEPMESPARLGAADPRGCVAEEAPSPGGESSVLGKAGERGEGDVEDCAASPCAEDTGTSQLQFGALELSQSQDFESNFVPNEGDARHQLHSGAAVLSSGLVENESKDELHRDSMETVSSTEAHTALKSQTEKSERTLQEAEEDIRKKTPLSDPSKTEKSLNSGHEESDILSTQEEMFPENNAAGSGCPITGVEEGSSLVCTPARSLQVLQLSGQAVLVQEGHSIFSSGLVIPPPVAFGPSALVPSSPTEQEQGKDEQMDISVPAEGRELMQRQRGDMLVEMTSPCIPPRPLVQPQASTPVSQSAPAFFPESGSVPVPSQPEFSHDIFVPTQSPEKKHEGEEKTAALTPLCLPGDLSGPTGALSKISTGDSASKPSESCKLTLSASGCSQPTNTDISSGSLNTGQDSETAQVERISECKASDLRLCSVENNKIKLKVNAGDQALSENCEKARTEDEWAAGVPIGQFVSAGVAGDGSLAPAAHREIECVSGNQAAADQSGLPEILSDAQGREVQSEVFPLEETYEPEAVPETQCEEREEKMQVKEKQVNEDGSLVNMTLSQRFILEREGQCHEDMEVEFADDSCKKRKKLFDQAQDLEEVGPEGQGKKSSKGCTFDTGEAKNLDKLSSKAVAENIPKLNKVLAEPSVGELLDQHNNLCPKIKSDVQSEVALCAKKHPGCSELGQIMIISNQPPLQERGIETRVVQHENQVPKSKEDTVMTRNLEQEEQMQPEKEKTAKSPSPSSGTTFHLNLPKEGDIIQPLTSITPPLTGHLKMGPRRHSTPIVDGSCPDSTIVTSDVTAESTMGTDNVTVESAVVSADVSEVCEKGELGAVPDSDAKLSLRMNLVTPVNDGSEESLPFSLEKPTGSDRKDGSSAAARTAASSQKASSVFSRVCEVRREDEARGHGLSTSPYRGNLFMFPGTEEDAELHTNPHDWQYQQHKADDSGGQIPIPQRTQQDCCQQSPGAEDGESMETDIMSTQAEEGRRMQRKQSKAVKTDQSQERWQNTKNKGIQTTADCLFTLTTVTTSTQTSDEICKQVEMGTSMSGQRPGRRDVNVQTDKSGEKLVNASGDDTDPLHSQGEEEFNLLHLPKGHVHHRHVRTIREVRTVVTRVITDVYYISGAEVERKVVEETAEPVVERQECEIDASFSCRTAVGLSLTSGDLGDVSSFSSKASSLHQTSSGASSGHSATHSSSSSGRGTGTVKGKACGTETGEFALPTGRGILGRLSPRKGAGQPASPLRVSQMGALPCEEEEDSMTGSRQCGRAPVTPRGRGRRGRPPSRTTGTRDLAGLPGVEDVSTMASPEKKSLTHSVRLPGGGEKSDTSGFCALRRSDSPEIPLQAMTGPLDCADSSSGSSFVGLRVVAKWSSNGYFYSGRITQDVGAGKYKLLFDDGHECDVLGKDILLCDPIPRETEVTALSEDEYFSAGVVKQHREVSGELYYCIEKEGQRKWYKRRAVILSLEQGNKLREQFGLGPYEPVTPLTKAADISLDNLVEGKRKRRSNFGSPSTSSSSTTPTRKGQESPRIPPGTLSGKRKLVASEDERSPAKRGRKSATIKPGAVRAGEFVSTCEGVDAVGPPVLEDHHGPLPLDKTLFLGYAFLLTMATPSDKLVGHQKLSEGPTGSSEEEEEFLDMTPYDKHYIAQQLQAGAGYILEDFNETQCNAAYQCLLIADQHCRTRKYLLCLASGIPCVSHIWVHDSCHANELQNYRNYLLPAGYSLQEQKLVEWHPRENLFHDLKVLLVSDQQQSFLDLWSEILMTGGAASVKQHYSNAHNKDIALGVYDVVVTDLSCPAGVLKCAEALRLPVVSQEWVIQSLIAGERVGYKQHPKYKHDYVPH, from the exons AtggagcgcggcggcggcggcggcggcagcggcagcggcagcggcagcCAGCTGGACCCCGGCTTCTCGCAGCAGGACACACCCCGCCTCATCGTGGAGGACTCGCAGCCCCAGGGCGCGGGCGCGGAGGCGGACGCGGAGCAGGCCTGGCTCGGCGTGCTGGCCCGCCGGCTGCCGGCCCGGCGGAGCCCGAGCCCCGTGCTG GAGATCGTCTGCGATCCTATCGGCAGCCGGGCGCCcaggggcggcggggcggaCCGGGAGCGACCCGCAG AACCCATGGAGAGCCCGGCCCGCCTGGGCGCTGCTGACCCGCGGGGCTGCGTCGCGGAGGAGGCTCCATCGCCCGGCGGGGAGAGCAG TGTCCTTGGAAAGGCCGGGGAACGAGGTGAAGGTGATGTTGAGGACTGTGCTGCTTCGCCCTGTGCAGAAG ATACAGGCACGTCACAGCTGCAGTTTGGAGCTCTGGAGCTCTCACAGAGCCAGGACTTTGAGAGCAACTTTGTGCCTAATGAAGGAGATGCTAGGCATCAGCTTCACTCTGGAGCTGCAGTCCTTTCTTCCGGACTTGTGGAGAATGAGTCTAAAGATG AACTGCATAGGGACAGCATGGAAACTGTCTCCAGCACAGAAGCACATACTGCTTTGAAAAGCCAGACAGAGAAGTCTGAAAG AACTCTTCAGGAAGCAGAAGaggatatcaggaagaaaacGCCTCTCAGTGACCCCAGTAAAACTGAGAAATCCCTTAATTCTGGTCATGAGGAGTCAGATATTTTGTCAACTCAGGAAGAGATGTTTCCTGAGAATAATGCAGCAG GGAGTGGCTGTCCAATAACCGGGGTGGAAGAGGGAAGTTCTCTGGTGTGTACCCCTGCCCGCAGTCTGCAAGTCCTGCAGCTCTCTGGACAGGCAGTTCTTGTACAGGAGGGTCATTCCAT TTTCTCTTCTGGCCTAGTTATTCCGCCTCCTGTTGCTTTTGGACCCAGTGCTCTTGTCCCCAGCAGTCCTACTGAACAAGAGcaaggaaaag ATGAACAGATGGATATATCTGTCCCTGCAGAAGGAAGAGAACTGAtgcaaaggcagagaggagatATGCTGGTGGAGATGACCAGCCCATGTATCCCTCCAAGACCGCTTGTCCAGCCACAGGCTTCAACTCCAGTGTCCCAGAGTGCACCAGCCTTCTTTCCTGAGTCCGGATCTGTGCCTGTACCATCACAACCAGAGTTTTCTCAT GATATCTTTGTTCCAACTCAGAGCCCAGAGAAGAAGcatgaaggagaagaaaaaactgcTGCTTTAACCCCTTTATGCTTACCAGGAGATCTCTCTGGACCCACAGGTGCTTTGTCAAAGATATCTACAGGTGACTCTGCATCAAAGCCTTCTGAGTCCTGTAAGCTGACGCTTTCTGCAAGTGGATGTAGCCAGCCCACGAATACAGACATCAGTTCAGGTTCTCTGAACACAGGCCAAGACAGTGAAACCGCACAGGTAGAGAGGATTTCTGAATGCAAGGCCTCAGACTTGAGACTCTGTTCCGTGgagaataacaaaataaaactgaaagtgaATGCAGGTGATCAAGCACTCtctgaaaactgtgaaaaaGCCAGAACGGAGGACGAATGGGCTGCAGGAGTGCCTATAGGGCAGTTTGTTAGTGCAGGTGTTGCAGGAGATGGGTCATTAGCCCCTGCAGCTCATCGGGAGATCGAGTGTGTTTCTGGAAATCAGGCTGCTGCAGATCAGTCTGGTCTGCCTGAGATTTTGTCAGATGCTCAGGGTAGAGAAGTACAGTCTGAGGTTTTTCCGTTGGAAGAGACTTATGAACCTGAGGCAGTTCCTGAGACGCAATGTGAAGAAcgagaagaaaaaatgcaagtaaAGGAGAAACAAGTGAATGAAGATGGGTCTCTTGTTAATATGACACTTTCTCAGAGGTTTATTCTTGAAAGGGAAGGACAGTGTCATGAAGATATGGAAGTGGAATTTGCTGATGATTcttgtaaaaagagaaaaaaattgtttgatCAGGCCCAGGACTTGGAAGAGGTTGGACCAGAaggtcagggaaaaaaatcttcgAAAGGTTGTACTTTTGACACTGGCGAGGCAAAGAACCTGGATAAGCTGTCCTCTAAGGCTGTTGCAGAAAACATACCAAAGCTCAATAAAGTTTTAGCTGAGCCTTCTGTAGGAGAGTTACTGGACCAACACAACAATTTGTGTCCTAAGATAAAGAGTGACGTTCAATCGGAAGTGGCGTTGTGTGCCAAAAAACATCCAGGCTGTTCAGAATTGGGACAGATAATGATAATAAGCAATCAGCCACCACTTCAAGAGAGAGGGATTGAAACACGGGTGGTTCAGCACGAGAATCAGGTGCCAAAGAGTAAGGAGGATACTGTTATGACGAGGAATCTGGAGCAAGAAGAGCAGATGCAGccagagaaggagaaaactgCTAAATCCCCCAGTCCTTCCAGTG GAACCACATTTCATCTTAATTTGCCGAAGGAGGGTGATATCATTCAGCCCTTAACCAGCATAACACCACCTCTTACTGGCCACCTTAAAATGGGACCCAGAAGACACAGCACACCAATTG tgGATGGTAGTTGCCCAGACAGCACTATAGTAACCAGTGATGTTACAGCAGAGAGCACAATGGGGACTGACAATGTCACTGTGGAAAGTGCAGTGGTATCAGCAGATGTGTCAGAAGTGTGTGAGAAGGGAGAGTTGGGTGCGGTTCCCGACTCGGATGCAAAACTTTCTCTGCGAATGAACCTTGTTACCCCTGTGAACGACGGGAGCGAGGAGTCCTTGCCATTCAGTTTGGAAA AGCCCACAGGCAGTGACAGGAAAGATGGATCCTCTGCTGCTGCTAGGACTGCTGCCAG CTCCCAGAAAGCATCATCTGTGTTTAGTCGTGTCTGTGAAGTTCGTCGGGAGGATGAGGCCCGAGGTCATGGTCTTTCCACCTCTCCATATAG GGGAAATCTATTCATGTTTCCTGGCACAGAAGAAGATGCTGAATTACATACAAATCCCCATGATTGGCAGTACCAGCAACACAAGGCAGATGACAGTGGTGGACAGATCCCAATTCCTCAGAGGACGCAGCAGGACTGCTGTCAACAGTCTCCTGGTGCAGAGGATGGAGAGTCTATGGAGACTGATATCATGAGCACTCAGGcagaagaagggagaagaatGCAGAGGAAACAAAGTAAGGCTGTTAAAACTGATCAAAGTCAAGAGAGGTGGCAAAACACCAAGAATAAAGGGATCCAGACTACAGCAGACTGTCTTTTTACCCTGACAACTGTTACAACTTCAACACAAACATCAGATGAAATCTGTAAACAGGTGGAAATGGGAACCAGTATGTCTGGGCAGAGGCCTGGGCGACGAGATGTGAATGTCCAAACTGACAAGAGTGGGGAAAAGCTTGTGAACGCCTCTGGAGACGACACAGACCCTTTGCACAGTCAG ggagaggaggagttTAACCTTCTTCACCTACCCAAGGGTCACGTTCACCATCGCCACGTGCGAACCATTCGAGAAGTGCGTACCGTCGTCACACGTGTTATAACAGATGTTTACTACATCAGTGGCGCAGAGGTGGAACGAAAAGTCGTTGAG GAAACTGCGGAGCCTGTAGTGGAGCGCCAGGAATGTGAGATTGATGCATCCTTCTCCTGTAGAACTGCAGTGGGCTTGTCACTGACCTCAGGGGATCTTGGTGATGTCAGTTCCTTCTCATCTAAGGCCTCAAGTCTCCACCAAACATCCAGTGGAGCAAGCAGTGGTCACTCtgccacacacagcagcagcagctcaggacgAGGAACTGGAACTGTCAAAGGGAAAGCATGTGGGACAGAAACTGGAGAATTTGCTTTACCCACTGGCAGAGGCATCTTAGGAAGATTAAG CCCTAGGAAAGGAGCTGGGCAGCCTGCATCTCCACTCAGAGTTAGCCAGATGGGAGCACTGCcttgtgaggaagaggaggactCTATGACTGGCAGTCGTCAGTGTGGCAGGGCACCTGTGACACCTCGTGGACGAGGAAGAAGAGGCCGCCCACCATCTCGAACCACAGGAACAAG agatTTAGCTGGACTGCCAGGTGTGGAGGATGTTTCAACTATGGCATCACCTGAGAAGAAATCACTTACGCATTCAGTTCGCCTGCCAGGTGGAGGGGAGAAATCTGACACTTCTGGCTTCTGTGCATTACGTCGAAGTGACTCTCCAGAAATCCCATTACAAGCGATGACTGGTCCTTTGGACTGTGCAGACTCATCCTCTGGGAGCAGCTTTGTGGGCCTCAGGGTTGTAGCAAAGTGGTCCTCAAATGGGTACTTTTATTCTGGGAGGATTACCCAAGATGTTGGGGCTGGAAAGTACAAGCTGCTCTTTGATGATGGACATGAATGTGATGTGCTAGGAAAAGATATTTTACTCTGTGATCCTATTCCACGGGAGACAGAGGTGACTGCACTCTCCGAGGATGAGTACTTCAGTGCAG GTGTAGTGAAGCAACACCGGGAGGTGTCCGGAGAGCTATACTACTGCATTGAAAAGGAAGGCCAGAGGAAGTGGTACAAACGAAGGGCTGTTATCCTGTCTCTGGAACAAGGAAATAAGCTCCGTGAGCAATTTGGGCTAGGTCCTTATGAACCAGTCACCCCTCTGACCAAAGCAGCTGACATCAGTCTTG ATAATCTggtggaggggaagaggaagagacGTAGTAACTTTGGTTCTCCcagcacttccagcagcagcacaactcCCACTCGTAAAGGGCAGGAGAGTCCACGCATCCCACCAGGCACACTGTCTGGGAAAAGGAAACTAGTTGCATCTGAAGATGAGCGATCCCCAGCTAAACGTGGCCGCAAGTCAGCAACAATAAAGCCTG gggCTGTGAGAGCTGGAGAGTTTGTAAGCACCTGTGAAGGTGTAGATGCTGTAGGTCCCCCAGTACTGGAGGACCATCACGGACCCTTGCCCCTCGATAAGACCCTCTTTTTGGGCTATGCCTTTCTTCTCACCATGGCAACACCAAGTGACAAATTGGTCGGTCACCAGAAGCTATCAGAGGGTCCCACAGGGAGTAGCGAGGAGGAAGAAG AATTTTTAGACATGACTCCATACGACAAACATTACATAGCACAACAGCTGCAAGCGGGAGCTGGCTATATCCTGGAAGACTTCAATGAAACCCAG TGCAATGCAGCATATCAGT